The following DNA comes from Candidatus Margulisiibacteriota bacterium.
GGATAGTTTTTCACACCGGAACGATGAAGGATCTTTATCGCCAGGTAATGGCAAATCCAAACGTGGAAACGTGCTTCAACGATTTTCAGCAGGGTATTCAGATACGCGTAAGTGGTGTTGCTCAGGAAATCAAAGATATGGATTTTAAGAAAGAGATTGTCAGCAAAAGGGAGTTTCTGCAGAAGATGATCGAATCAAATGCAGCCAGCTATGAAACCTTGGCGGTATTCTATATAAAAAACTGCGTTGCAACGCCTTGGACCATGGCTGCTAATTTTGCGACTAAAGAGTATATTAAGTTTTAATGAATTTTAAGCAGCCTTATATCAACAGGAAAAGGGATTCAATATTTGTTGAATCCCTTTTCTTGTGCGCCCAGCATGGGCGCTTTCTAGCCGGTGAAAGCTCACAGATAGTTTGAAGGAAATCA
Coding sequences within:
- a CDS encoding pyridoxamine 5'-phosphate oxidase family protein: MNKAEVIDFINAHLGGHLATVEDGKPHVRGIFFYKADDDGIVFHTGTMKDLYRQVMANPNVETCFNDFQQGIQIRVSGVAQEIKDMDFKKEIVSKREFLQKMIESNAASYETLAVFYIKNCVATPWTMAANFATKEYIKF